A genome region from Clostridium sp. JN-9 includes the following:
- a CDS encoding carboxypeptidase-like regulatory domain-containing protein, whose product MKKISGIITNKSGEVLENVFVALKDSRFEDVLSTTTNENGEYLLEAEEGYYPFLIAVREYAENFLEYWCQNIYLIGDIEINAKIDKLEIYGLNCFVIKGAYPALTIYFRPMSLSRICKKEKDIAPILSSEMVNASVNGIPSKIYLLNKVREFCGDCNMTAYLMQISHPSELREKEKNLLHIHVMDESGNIGEASLYF is encoded by the coding sequence ATGAAAAAGATTTCTGGAATTATAACTAATAAAAGCGGTGAGGTTTTAGAAAATGTATTTGTAGCATTAAAAGATTCAAGGTTTGAAGATGTTCTTTCTACCACAACAAATGAAAATGGAGAATACTTATTAGAAGCTGAAGAAGGATACTACCCATTTCTAATTGCAGTGAGAGAATATGCTGAAAATTTCCTGGAATATTGGTGTCAGAACATCTATCTGATAGGCGATATAGAAATTAATGCTAAAATAGATAAGCTTGAAATATATGGACTAAATTGTTTTGTAATAAAAGGTGCTTATCCTGCTTTGACAATATACTTCAGACCAATGAGTTTATCAAGAATCTGTAAAAAGGAAAAAGACATTGCACCTATACTTTCGTCAGAGATGGTTAATGCATCAGTAAACGGAATACCTTCAAAAATATATCTTTTAAACAAAGTTAGAGAATTTTGCGGAGATTGTAATATGACAGCATATCTCATGCAAATTTCACACCCATCAGAACTTCGGGAAAAAGAAAAGAACCTTTTGCATATTCATGTTATGGATGAATCAGGCAACATAGGAGAGGCTTCATTATATTTTTAG
- the sigI gene encoding RNA polymerase sigma-I factor, which yields MQNVSELLLEDRNEFIKENKSFIYKCTYTITKRHLQWKNDDELSIALIAFNKACDSYTESRGNFYGYAKVIIRNALIDYFRKTKNTPLLTFDDDDYSMEKLDNNNSITRFEMELENKSRADEIIELNKELSKYKIDFNSLVSKSPRHKDTRSSVLRLVIKICNSREICDYILSNKQLPIKQICLYTGTNKKFVDKWRKYIIALFILFNSDKFLYIKSYLNIKVGEDNE from the coding sequence ATGCAGAATGTCAGTGAGTTGCTGCTTGAAGACAGGAATGAATTTATTAAGGAAAATAAAAGTTTTATATATAAATGTACATATACCATAACAAAAAGACATCTGCAGTGGAAAAATGACGATGAACTTAGTATTGCATTAATAGCTTTTAACAAAGCCTGCGATAGTTACACAGAGTCCAGAGGTAATTTTTATGGGTACGCTAAAGTTATTATAAGAAATGCACTAATTGATTATTTCAGGAAAACTAAAAACACCCCATTACTTACTTTTGATGATGACGATTACAGCATGGAAAAGCTGGATAATAATAATTCTATAACCAGATTTGAAATGGAACTTGAAAATAAAAGCAGGGCAGATGAAATCATAGAATTAAATAAAGAGCTTTCAAAATACAAAATTGATTTTAACAGCCTTGTAAGTAAAAGTCCCAGGCATAAAGATACCAGAAGCAGCGTTTTAAGGCTGGTAATAAAAATATGTAACAGCAGAGAAATCTGTGACTATATATTAAGTAATAAACAGCTTCCTATTAAGCAGATTTGTTTATACACTGGGACAAATAAAAAATTTGTTGATAAATGGAGAAAATACATTATCGCATTATTTATATTATTTAATAGTGATAAATTTCTTTATATAAAGTCTTATTTAAATATTAAAGTAGGTGAGGATAATGAGTAA
- the rbr gene encoding rubrerythrin, translating to MKTLKGTKTAENLLKAFAGESQARNRYTYYASQAKKEGYIQISNIFTETADNEKEHAKRFFKLLNESMNGQAVEINASYPVALGDTKANLEAAAKGENEEWTSLYPSFADVAEKEGFDIIATVFRNIAKVEERHEARYKKLKNNIDTNSVFAKETPVLWKCSNCGYIYEGTTPPKECPACAHPQSYFEVFTENY from the coding sequence ATGAAGACTTTAAAGGGAACAAAAACAGCAGAAAACTTATTAAAGGCATTTGCTGGTGAGTCTCAGGCCAGAAACAGGTATACATACTATGCTTCTCAGGCTAAGAAGGAAGGTTATATTCAAATCTCTAATATCTTTACTGAAACAGCTGATAATGAAAAAGAACACGCTAAAAGATTTTTTAAATTATTAAATGAAAGTATGAATGGACAAGCTGTGGAAATTAATGCTTCTTATCCTGTAGCACTTGGTGACACTAAAGCTAACCTGGAAGCTGCAGCTAAAGGTGAAAATGAAGAGTGGACAAGTCTTTATCCTTCATTTGCTGATGTTGCAGAAAAGGAAGGTTTCGACATAATAGCTACTGTATTTAGAAACATTGCTAAAGTAGAAGAAAGACATGAAGCAAGATATAAAAAGCTTAAAAATAATATAGATACAAATTCTGTATTTGCAAAAGAAACTCCTGTTCTTTGGAAGTGCTCAAATTGCGGATATATATATGAAGGAACTACTCCACCAAAGGAATGCCCTGCATGTGCACATCCTCAATCATATTTTGAAGTTTTTACTGAAAATTATTAA
- a CDS encoding L,D-transpeptidase family protein, with product MKLKRFFSSVVFLLIILFISSGIKSYAMNIEEKSEIKNKYSILVDISEFDLYLIDKSNNKVVKAYPIAGGKPSTPSPFGTWKIIAKAENWGAGFGTRWMQLGVPWGTYGIHGTNKPLTINNPDSLGCIRMFNSDIEELYKMVGCGTEVVVYGGPYGLNNNVFRTLTPGDKGGDVLEVERRLMDRGYYSGSLDGIYGEAMKKAVIKFKNDNKLKFTHFCDTEFYNALQMNPFE from the coding sequence ATGAAACTAAAAAGATTTTTTTCATCAGTAGTTTTTCTTTTAATTATATTATTTATTTCTAGTGGAATAAAATCATATGCAATGAACATTGAAGAAAAATCAGAAATTAAAAATAAATATAGTATTTTAGTAGATATATCCGAGTTTGATTTATATTTAATAGATAAGAGTAACAATAAAGTTGTAAAAGCTTATCCTATAGCAGGCGGAAAACCATCTACTCCATCACCATTTGGAACATGGAAGATTATTGCTAAAGCCGAGAATTGGGGAGCAGGGTTTGGAACAAGATGGATGCAGTTAGGTGTGCCATGGGGTACATACGGTATTCATGGCACCAATAAACCATTAACTATTAATAATCCTGATTCACTAGGCTGCATTAGAATGTTTAATTCCGATATTGAAGAATTATATAAAATGGTAGGCTGCGGTACAGAAGTTGTAGTTTATGGGGGCCCATATGGACTTAATAACAATGTTTTCAGAACATTAACACCTGGTGATAAAGGCGGCGATGTGCTGGAAGTTGAAAGAAGATTAATGGATAGGGGATATTACTCTGGGAGTCTTGATGGAATTTATGGTGAAGCTATGAAAAAAGCAGTAATTAAATTTAAAAATGATAATAAATTGAAATTTACACATTTCTGTGATACAGAATTTTATAATGCTCTTCAAATGAATCCTTTTGAATGA
- a CDS encoding LytTR family DNA-binding domain-containing protein yields the protein MLKVIICEDNSVHRNNLKKLIENIILREGLNLKICLCTGEPQEVMDYVDKNDMTGIYFLDVDLKSDINGIKLGSRIREKDTEGFIIFTTTHLEMSCFAFKYKVEAMDYVIKDDDDFKERVAGCLIKAYNTYYKGNHNEDYISIHTDERVINVKPSDILFVETTGMAHKIKVHEENRQIEFYGNLKDIYEMLPKNFYRCHKSYIVNKDKISEINRKTKTIIMTNGEECYVSFKFMKGLLA from the coding sequence ATGTTGAAAGTAATAATTTGTGAAGATAATTCAGTGCATAGAAATAATCTTAAAAAACTTATTGAAAATATAATTTTAAGGGAAGGACTTAATTTAAAAATCTGTCTCTGCACAGGAGAGCCACAGGAAGTAATGGATTATGTGGACAAAAATGATATGACAGGAATTTATTTTTTAGATGTAGATTTAAAGAGCGATATAAATGGTATAAAGCTTGGAAGCAGGATAAGGGAAAAAGATACAGAGGGGTTTATAATATTTACTACCACTCATCTTGAAATGAGCTGCTTTGCATTTAAATATAAGGTAGAGGCTATGGACTATGTGATTAAAGATGATGATGATTTTAAGGAAAGAGTGGCAGGCTGTCTTATAAAAGCTTACAACACTTATTATAAAGGAAATCACAATGAAGATTATATTTCCATACATACTGATGAAAGGGTAATAAATGTTAAGCCCAGCGATATATTGTTTGTAGAAACTACGGGTATGGCTCATAAGATAAAAGTTCACGAGGAAAACAGGCAGATTGAATTCTATGGCAACCTGAAGGACATATATGAGATGCTCCCGAAAAACTTTTACAGATGCCACAAATCATACATAGTAAACAAGGATAAAATCAGTGAAATAAACAGGAAAACCAAAACAATTATAATGACAAATGGTGAAGAATGTTATGTTTCATTTAAGTTTATGAAGGGGCTTTTGGCATGA
- a CDS encoding APC family permease, whose product MLKKFLDLLIGEPLANEQRATEKYNIPFGLAIMASDAVSSVAYAAEEILYVLIAVIGLLSYQWLQWISLMIIVLLFILTISYIQIIKAYPQGGGAYIVAKENIGVTQGLVAAAALLIDYTLTVAVSASAGIAAITSAFPGLTRHKVSLVILLITVLTILNLRGISESSKIFSIPTYLFIISMLFMIVYGLIKYSIYGAPAPMINKQIAITGDLSLFLILRAFSSGCSALTGLEAVSNSVPNFKEPSQKNAKIVMILLSFLILFIFGGTSVLARFYKAVPVGTPTVVAQIAYGVFGNTFMFYVIQITTAVILIMACNTAFTGFPMLMYAIAKDGFAPRQFRIRGKRLSFSTGIVALSVVAGILVVLFDATTHRLIPLYSVGVFLSFTLAQTGMVIHWRRSKEKGWRRSALINGFGVIITVIATLIIVYEKFAEGAWIVIILIPVIVLIMMSIKRHYDGVAEKLRTTKEDIRSANIGREFTHIIIVPLASINKAALNALQYARSISPNVIALNISIDKDALEKTKSQWKELNTDIILVAKYSPYRAVVGPLLKYIEDIAHAAGENEIITVVLPEFITHERWEEVLHNHTSLYLRETLARNLKVVITTYPYKL is encoded by the coding sequence ATGCTCAAAAAATTTCTTGATCTTTTAATTGGTGAACCATTAGCAAATGAACAAAGAGCTACGGAGAAATATAATATACCCTTTGGACTTGCAATAATGGCAAGTGATGCTGTGTCATCTGTGGCATATGCAGCTGAAGAAATATTATATGTTTTAATTGCAGTCATAGGGTTACTGTCATACCAATGGCTTCAATGGATTTCATTAATGATTATAGTACTTTTATTTATTTTAACAATTTCATATATTCAAATAATAAAAGCTTATCCCCAGGGAGGAGGAGCTTATATTGTTGCAAAGGAAAATATAGGGGTGACACAGGGACTGGTGGCTGCTGCAGCACTGCTCATTGACTACACACTAACTGTGGCTGTAAGTGCCAGTGCAGGTATTGCGGCAATTACATCAGCCTTCCCAGGTTTAACAAGACATAAGGTTTCATTGGTAATTCTGCTTATTACAGTTTTAACTATATTAAATCTCAGGGGTATTAGTGAATCCTCTAAAATATTTAGTATACCTACTTATTTATTTATAATAAGTATGCTTTTCATGATTGTTTATGGATTAATAAAATATTCTATTTATGGTGCGCCTGCACCAATGATTAATAAGCAGATTGCAATTACAGGGGACCTAAGTTTGTTTCTTATATTAAGGGCTTTTTCATCGGGCTGCTCTGCACTAACAGGGCTGGAGGCGGTAAGTAATTCTGTTCCTAATTTTAAGGAGCCAAGTCAGAAAAATGCAAAAATTGTAATGATACTTTTAAGCTTTCTCATACTATTTATCTTTGGAGGCACATCTGTTCTTGCAAGATTTTATAAAGCTGTACCAGTGGGAACTCCAACGGTGGTAGCACAAATTGCCTATGGTGTATTTGGCAATACATTTATGTTTTATGTAATACAAATCACAACGGCTGTTATTTTAATAATGGCATGCAACACTGCATTTACAGGATTTCCAATGTTAATGTATGCAATTGCAAAGGATGGGTTTGCTCCAAGACAGTTTAGAATAAGAGGAAAAAGGCTCAGCTTTTCCACAGGCATAGTGGCTTTATCAGTAGTAGCAGGTATTTTAGTAGTATTGTTTGATGCCACAACACACAGGCTGATTCCGCTTTACTCTGTTGGTGTATTTCTATCCTTTACCCTGGCACAAACAGGTATGGTAATACACTGGAGGAGAAGTAAAGAGAAGGGTTGGAGAAGATCTGCTTTAATAAATGGATTTGGAGTTATAATAACAGTAATAGCAACACTTATAATTGTTTATGAGAAGTTTGCTGAAGGAGCATGGATTGTTATCATACTTATACCAGTAATAGTGCTAATAATGATGTCCATAAAGAGACATTATGATGGAGTAGCAGAAAAACTCAGAACCACAAAAGAAGATATACGAAGCGCCAATATAGGCAGAGAATTTACCCATATAATTATAGTTCCTTTGGCTAGTATAAATAAAGCAGCTCTTAATGCTCTTCAATATGCCAGAAGCATAAGCCCTAATGTTATTGCTTTAAATATTTCTATAGATAAGGATGCTTTGGAAAAAACAAAATCGCAGTGGAAGGAATTAAATACAGATATAATATTAGTGGCTAAATATTCGCCATACAGAGCTGTGGTGGGGCCTCTTTTAAAATATATTGAAGATATAGCTCATGCAGCAGGTGAAAATGAAATAATAACTGTGGTTCTTCCGGAATTTATTACCCATGAGAGATGGGAGGAAGTACTTCACAATCATACAAGTTTATATTTAAGAGAAACTTTAGCAAGAAACCTTAAGGTTGTAATTACAACATACCCATATAAACTTTAA
- the msrA gene encoding peptide-methionine (S)-S-oxide reductase MsrA: MKEIVLAGGCFWGVQEYMSRINGVVETKVGYGNGIKPNPSYEDVCTGTTGHAECCYVKYDENIINLTELLNKFWKVINPTILNRQGNDIGHQYRTGIFYIDKNDLCEILKSRDELQKKYEKPIVTEIKPLQCFYDAEEYHQKYLKKNPGGYCHIKLD, encoded by the coding sequence ATGAAGGAAATAGTTTTAGCAGGAGGATGTTTCTGGGGTGTGCAGGAGTATATGTCCAGAATAAATGGAGTAGTTGAAACAAAAGTGGGATATGGTAATGGAATTAAACCAAATCCAAGCTATGAAGATGTGTGCACTGGCACTACAGGCCATGCCGAATGCTGTTATGTAAAATATGATGAAAATATAATAAACCTTACTGAGCTGCTTAATAAATTCTGGAAGGTAATAAACCCCACTATTTTAAACAGACAGGGGAATGATATTGGACATCAATACAGAACAGGTATATTCTACATTGATAAAAATGACTTATGTGAAATATTAAAAAGCAGGGATGAGCTGCAGAAAAAATATGAAAAGCCAATTGTTACAGAAATAAAACCATTACAGTGTTTTTACGATGCTGAAGAGTATCACCAAAAATATCTTAAGAAAAATCCAGGTGGATACTGCCACATAAAACTAGATTAA
- the hydF gene encoding [FeFe] hydrogenase H-cluster maturation GTPase HydF: MSLNETPRSERTHIALFGRRNAGKSSIINAITGQEIAIVSDVKGTTTDPVYKSIEILPIGPCVVIDTAGLDDTGELGALRKKKTLEVLNKTNIALLVVDASQGVTEYDKSIMQQVKEKKIPVILVLNKIDTVNLNNDYIENLSREFKIPVAAVSAIENKGIKELKDKIISILLGTDDKFKIVGDLINPGDFVVLVTPIDKAAPKGRLILPQQQTIRDILESDAMAVVTKEYELKDTLENLGKKPKMVITDSQVFLKVAADTPKDIMMTSFSILFARYKGDLVELVKGVKAVKKLKDGDKILIAEGCTHHRQSDDIGKVKIPRWIRQITGKNLEFEFSSGVTFTENVKKYALIVHCGGCMLNRNAMLSRINDSKEFNVPIVNYGMLIAYVQGILDRALEPFPLAKLIWDEE; encoded by the coding sequence ATGAGTTTAAATGAAACACCACGTTCAGAAAGAACACATATAGCACTTTTTGGAAGAAGAAATGCTGGAAAATCCAGTATAATAAATGCTATTACAGGGCAGGAAATAGCCATAGTTTCTGATGTAAAAGGAACTACCACTGATCCCGTATATAAATCCATAGAAATACTGCCAATTGGCCCCTGTGTAGTAATTGATACAGCAGGACTTGACGATACAGGTGAACTTGGAGCGCTGAGAAAGAAAAAGACACTGGAGGTTTTAAATAAGACTAATATAGCATTATTAGTAGTAGATGCTTCACAAGGAGTCACTGAATATGATAAATCCATAATGCAGCAGGTGAAAGAAAAGAAGATACCTGTTATTTTAGTATTAAATAAAATAGACACAGTAAATTTAAATAATGATTACATTGAAAATTTAAGCAGGGAATTTAAAATACCTGTAGCTGCTGTGTCAGCAATTGAAAATAAAGGCATTAAAGAACTTAAAGATAAAATAATTTCCATTCTTCTAGGCACAGATGATAAATTTAAAATAGTTGGAGATCTAATAAATCCAGGGGATTTTGTAGTTTTAGTTACACCTATTGATAAGGCAGCACCTAAGGGAAGACTTATTCTTCCACAGCAGCAAACTATTAGGGACATTCTTGAAAGTGATGCCATGGCTGTGGTGACAAAGGAATATGAACTAAAAGACACACTGGAGAACCTGGGTAAAAAGCCTAAAATGGTTATTACTGATTCACAGGTTTTCCTGAAGGTGGCAGCAGATACTCCTAAAGATATTATGATGACATCATTTTCAATATTATTTGCAAGATATAAAGGGGATTTAGTGGAGCTTGTTAAAGGTGTAAAGGCAGTTAAAAAATTAAAAGACGGAGATAAAATACTCATAGCTGAAGGGTGCACCCATCACAGACAATCAGATGATATAGGTAAAGTAAAAATACCTAGATGGATAAGGCAGATCACAGGTAAAAATCTGGAGTTTGAATTTTCATCTGGAGTAACTTTTACTGAAAATGTTAAAAAATATGCATTAATTGTACACTGTGGGGGATGTATGCTTAACAGAAATGCCATGCTGTCAAGAATTAATGATTCTAAGGAATTTAATGTTCCGATAGTTAATTATGGAATGTTAATTGCTTATGTGCAGGGTATTTTGGATAGAGCACTAGAGCCATTTCCACTGGCAAAATTAATCTGGGATGAAGAATAA
- a CDS encoding TetR/AcrR family transcriptional regulator, producing the protein MNNPVKEKILEAANKLITEKGLNAFTLEEVAKKAGISKGGLLYHYKSKDMLMKGLIENHIKLFESRVLEREKALLSDSPDNFFAAYVMEQFNMSRVDTNTMSGIIAAFALNQELLQPFLEKRKSWLEKINELNDPVLGTIIVLACDGIAFSKLLGLEVFSDETKSELTERLIELTKECY; encoded by the coding sequence ATGAATAATCCTGTTAAGGAAAAGATTCTTGAAGCAGCAAATAAATTAATTACAGAGAAAGGGTTAAACGCTTTCACCCTGGAGGAAGTTGCTAAGAAAGCTGGTATAAGCAAAGGCGGGCTTTTATATCATTATAAAAGCAAAGATATGCTAATGAAAGGACTTATAGAAAATCACATAAAATTGTTTGAGTCCAGGGTTTTAGAAAGGGAAAAAGCTTTGCTTTCTGATTCGCCTGATAATTTCTTTGCAGCCTATGTTATGGAACAATTCAATATGTCTAGAGTAGATACCAATACAATGAGCGGTATTATTGCGGCATTTGCCTTAAATCAGGAACTTCTTCAGCCTTTTTTAGAAAAGCGTAAAAGCTGGCTGGAAAAAATCAATGAGTTAAATGACCCTGTATTAGGCACTATAATAGTACTTGCCTGTGATGGAATAGCTTTTTCTAAACTCCTTGGCTTAGAGGTATTCTCTGATGAAACAAAGTCAGAGCTTACGGAAAGACTAATAGAATTAACAAAAGAGTGCTATTAA
- a CDS encoding anti-sigma factor domain-containing protein, whose product MSKKEGIVVSVSGKYANLLTPSGEFIKVSCIGRKPDIGEKFQGCQVSNSIFHFNTKGLTAAACIMFILTIGGGVKAYYSPVATVLVSINPNIELKVNHFNKIISSKALNNDGEKILSEVKIKNANINEGLKTIIDQSKKDKFIDDNYIKTKTVSVDIDGKKINISKFKSNIQNSNLSIKIQSNGSVILDKNSNNKSSENANYQKPAENNKVNNGKSSVSNGNSSVNKENLKSPSNNENKQNNKGNNGNSSNPNSNKTKKNASNDLKQKHELKNDRFNDNQGYKKKAYNSKAVNGSHKSNSNKNK is encoded by the coding sequence ATGAGTAAAAAGGAAGGCATAGTAGTAAGTGTCAGCGGTAAATATGCTAACTTACTTACACCCAGCGGCGAATTTATAAAAGTAAGCTGCATTGGCAGAAAACCTGACATTGGGGAAAAGTTTCAAGGCTGCCAGGTCTCCAATAGTATTTTTCATTTTAATACTAAGGGATTGACAGCTGCAGCCTGCATAATGTTTATACTAACTATAGGCGGAGGAGTAAAGGCATATTACAGTCCTGTGGCTACTGTGCTTGTAAGTATAAATCCTAATATTGAGCTTAAAGTTAATCACTTTAACAAAATTATCTCCTCAAAAGCCCTTAACAATGACGGCGAGAAAATACTAAGTGAAGTAAAAATCAAAAATGCTAATATCAATGAAGGATTGAAGACAATAATAGATCAATCAAAAAAGGATAAATTTATTGATGATAATTATATTAAAACAAAAACTGTTTCTGTTGATATAGATGGCAAAAAAATAAATATTTCCAAGTTTAAATCAAATATTCAAAATTCTAATTTAAGTATTAAAATTCAATCCAATGGCAGTGTTATATTAGATAAGAATTCAAACAATAAATCTTCTGAAAATGCAAACTACCAGAAACCTGCTGAAAATAATAAAGTAAACAATGGAAAGTCTTCAGTAAGCAATGGTAACTCCTCAGTAAATAAGGAGAACTTAAAATCACCTTCTAATAATGAAAATAAGCAAAATAATAAAGGCAATAATGGAAATTCATCAAACCCAAATTCTAATAAAACCAAAAAAAATGCAAGTAATGATTTAAAACAAAAACATGAATTAAAAAATGATAGATTTAATGATAATCAGGGTTATAAGAAAAAAGCTTATAATAGCAAGGCTGTAAATGGATCACACAAATCAAATTCAAATAAAAATAAATAA
- a CDS encoding collagen-like protein — translation MLKDIKYYTSTNRCKFDDKPKNEYIQNSETAFDIDNDNLMDGVDNYYTECGKYPDEPEYDCNDCHECPDEQEDYCHDESSDECCDHCITVCGKPGPRGPKGCKGDPGCPGPMGPKGCKGDPGCPGPMGPKGCKGEPGVKGDQGDPGFQGEKGDPGLQGEKGNQGDPGIKGEKGEKGNQGDPGHKGDKGDPGYPGPMGPRGCKGDPGCPGPMGPRGCKGEPGCPGPRGPKGCKGDPGCPGPRGHQGDPGCQGLRGPKGDPGCPGPRGYQGDPGCPGPRGPKGEQGPKGESCCDFHCLCTEQIKNVLRQIINIFPRSTIIVNYCNSGSAEGIPIRLTNEGALVLRDSTGCKTRIINVCKIVAITLTGCDSFFNNNGSCKIEFLPPPSPCPTGCEAECESEMRRVLKSMIRCKEEINVIAGGSLLNPNPVTGVAFGLAVLGTSTIVSTCSIEEIS, via the coding sequence ATGCTAAAGGATATAAAATACTATACTTCAACCAATAGATGCAAATTTGATGATAAACCTAAGAATGAATATATTCAAAACAGCGAAACAGCATTTGACATAGACAACGACAACCTTATGGATGGAGTTGATAATTATTATACAGAGTGCGGTAAATATCCAGATGAGCCAGAATATGATTGCAATGATTGCCATGAGTGTCCAGATGAACAAGAGGATTATTGTCATGATGAATCAAGTGATGAGTGCTGCGACCATTGTATAACAGTTTGCGGAAAGCCTGGTCCTAGAGGCCCTAAGGGATGCAAAGGTGACCCTGGCTGTCCTGGTCCTATGGGGCCTAAAGGATGCAAAGGTGACCCTGGATGTCCTGGCCCTATGGGTCCTAAAGGGTGCAAAGGCGAACCTGGGGTTAAAGGTGATCAAGGTGATCCTGGATTCCAAGGTGAAAAGGGAGATCCTGGACTTCAAGGCGAAAAAGGAAATCAGGGTGATCCTGGAATAAAAGGTGAAAAAGGTGAAAAAGGGAATCAGGGTGATCCTGGACATAAAGGCGATAAAGGTGATCCTGGCTATCCTGGTCCTATGGGTCCTAGAGGATGCAAAGGTGACCCCGGCTGTCCTGGTCCTATGGGTCCTAGAGGATGCAAAGGTGAACCTGGCTGTCCTGGCCCAAGAGGTCCTAAAGGCTGCAAAGGTGATCCTGGCTGTCCCGGCCCAAGAGGTCATCAAGGTGACCCCGGCTGTCAAGGTCTACGTGGCCCTAAAGGCGATCCCGGATGTCCCGGCCCAAGAGGTTATCAAGGCGATCCCGGCTGTCCTGGTCCAAGGGGACCTAAAGGAGAGCAGGGTCCTAAAGGAGAATCTTGTTGTGATTTTCACTGCTTATGTACAGAACAAATTAAGAATGTTTTAAGACAGATAATTAATATATTCCCGCGATCAACTATAATAGTTAACTATTGTAATTCAGGTTCAGCTGAGGGTATACCAATTAGACTTACAAATGAAGGTGCCTTAGTGCTAAGAGATTCAACAGGATGTAAAACGCGTATAATAAATGTCTGCAAGATAGTTGCAATAACTCTCACAGGCTGCGATTCCTTCTTTAATAACAATGGATCATGTAAAATAGAATTTCTTCCACCTCCATCACCATGTCCAACAGGGTGTGAAGCTGAGTGTGAAAGTGAAATGAGAAGAGTATTAAAATCAATGATTAGATGTAAAGAAGAAATAAATGTAATAGCAGGTGGAAGTTTACTAAATCCAAATCCAGTAACAGGTGTTGCTTTTGGACTAGCAGTCCTTGGAACATCCACAATAGTCTCTACTTGCAGCATAGAAGAAATTAGTTAA
- a CDS encoding type II CAAX endopeptidase family protein, which yields MRDYAKMIWNILKYALTYLIFQVVIGAISGIFIITKYGVNSGQKIYYDNIFLITLLAAIASLLIYSAFLRGSGENLTKRCSFKRISLKDTVLIIICGIGFSAFTLEIIQMVSDRFESYKDVSNTIIQGTNSFIGIACVVLLLPIFEEVLFRGLIFNELKRRLNVIVSIIIQALIFGVFHGNLLQGLYAFILGLGLAAVYYWTKSLWSNIIFHVTFNFMGSMGSVILYSVMQKHMIIYGLISVIIIMTALITIYKNNNLEMVN from the coding sequence ATGAGGGATTATGCAAAAATGATTTGGAATATTTTAAAGTATGCATTGACATACTTAATATTTCAAGTAGTAATAGGGGCTATTTCAGGTATTTTCATTATTACGAAATATGGAGTTAACTCAGGACAAAAAATATACTATGATAATATATTTTTAATTACTTTACTAGCAGCAATTGCTTCTCTTTTGATTTATTCTGCATTTTTAAGAGGCAGTGGAGAAAATCTAACAAAAAGATGTTCATTTAAAAGAATATCACTGAAGGATACAGTATTAATTATAATATGCGGTATTGGATTTTCTGCTTTCACATTAGAAATTATACAGATGGTAAGTGACAGGTTTGAAAGCTACAAAGATGTATCCAACACAATTATTCAGGGTACAAATTCATTCATTGGTATAGCATGCGTTGTGCTTCTGCTTCCAATTTTTGAAGAAGTTTTATTTAGGGGATTGATTTTTAATGAGCTGAAAAGAAGGCTTAATGTTATAGTCAGCATCATTATACAGGCATTAATATTTGGTGTCTTTCATGGAAATCTGCTGCAGGGCTTATATGCATTTATTCTGGGCTTAGGCTTGGCTGCAGTTTATTACTGGACAAAATCCCTATGGTCAAATATAATTTTTCATGTTACTTTTAACTTTATGGGAAGTATGGGATCAGTAATTCTTTATTCTGTTATGCAGAAGCATATGATTATTTATGGCTTGATCTCCGTTATCATAATAATGACAGCCTTAATTACTATTTATAAAAATAATAATCTGGAGATGGTTAATTAA